CTCAAGGTTTGAATGCACTAAATCATACTTTTAGGCCCTGTGATGTTTTCCTGAGTTGAAGTCCCTCAGTGGTTTGCAGATAATAAGTAATTTATGATGTGCCATCTTCAAGAAGAGACCTATAAGGACCTGGAAGCTAACATGGTAATGTCTATCTGTTGGAGGGAAACTGACCTAGGTGCCCAGATAAACCAGTACCTCCAGGGAACAATGGTCATCATCTAATGCACATACTATGCAAACCAGCACATCCCTGGAAAGCACAATGGCAATGATTAATAGAGTAAAGGGGTATGGAAGACTCCATGAGAGATTATGGCAGCAGACTTACAAATATGTGGGGAGACAGGGATTTAATCTGAGGGTCAGAGACTGTTCAGGGTCAGACAGAGGGGATGAACAAGAGTGCTAGGTTCAATCATAATAATTTCCTGTTGAAGTTAGCTGGTAACATTAATTATCTCATTTCTTTTGGATGATTGAATAGAAAATAACACAACTATGAAAGAATTCTGTCTTCCATAGGACTgtgaaagtaaataaaatatttatatgaacTGCTATGGTAAAAGGCTTCATGTCCAAGGGATAATTTGTCCATTTAGACTTTATTGTATGGATTTCACCAGGCAGAACAATAAGCCTTTTTCTTTTGCCATATTTAATTTAATGTATTAATTTACAAACTGCAAttccatttgaaaatgtttaCTGAAGGCAGGATTCAAGACAGCAAAGCTTCCACAAGcaagttacatttaaaaaaaaaaatgcaacatcaATATTATCATTACAAATTATACACAAAATAATTATGCCTCCACTAACAGGCTACATAGATTTAGCTTGTAATTCAACAAGATGATATAAAAAAGATGGGACAAGATAAAGAATCTCTTAAGGTAAATGATGTTCCCATGCAAAATTTCCTCATCAGAGCCGCATCTGGCATTTCTTCTTCCTGCAGATGCCACGGAGTGCATGAAGTGCCCCGATGACCAATGGCCTACCAGGAGACAAGATGGATGCCAGAAGAAGACCATTGAATTTCTCTCCTATCAAGAACCATTGGGCATTGTTTTGGCTGTTATCTCAGTGCTTGGTGCCCTGATGCCAGCTGCTATCCTTGTTGTCTTCATCCAGAACCGCCACACCCCAGTTGTGAAAGCAAACAATCGTGAATTGAGCTATCTCCTGTTATTAGCCCTCATCCTGTCCTTTGGGTGCTCATTAGTGTTCATAGGCCACCCCACAACACTGACCTGCATGGTGCGTCAGATGGCATTTGGCATTGTATTTGTTATATGCATTTCTTGCCTGCTGGCCAAGACCATCATGGTGGTCATAGCCTTCAAGGCCACCAAGCCAACCAGCAACTTAAAGTTATGGGTGGGACCACGACTGCCCAACACCATGGTATTAGCCTGCAGCCTGGTTCAGGTCCTTATCTGTGTCACTTGGCTGATAGTGGCTCCCCCATTTTTCCAAATGAGCATGAAATCCCAGATGGGAAAGATAGTCCTTGAATGCAATGAAGGATTATTGGCTGCATTCTGCTGCATGCTGGGATACATGGGCTTGTTGTCTACTATCAGCTTCATTGTAGCGTTTTTAGCTAGAAAGTTGCCTGATAGCTTTAATGAGGCTAAGTTCATCACCTTCAGCATGCTTATATTCATTGCTGTCTGGCTTTCTTTCATTCCTGCTTATCTAAGCACAACAGGAAAATACACAGTGGCTGTGGAAATATTTGCAATTTTGTCCTCCAGTGCTGGGTTGCTGGTTTGTATATTCTTCCCCAAATGCTATATCATCCTAATCAGACCAGACATGAACACAAAGCAATTCCTAATGGGGAAAGCCATAGGGAGCCTCAAGTAAACAATgtggggtatattttcaaagggttatgcgggtaaccctttaaaaccccccctgcgcaccaaacctattttgcataggctcggcagcacatgcaagccccaggacgcgcgtatgtcccggggcttgaaaaagggggcggggagtggcacgcgcatgttataaaatcgggagtagatttgtgtgtgccgggttgcgcgcacaaatctacgccagcgagtatgttttaaaatttggccctgtATTTGCATTGCATATTATTCATTAATAAACATCTGAGTTTGCATGATGTAATCTTGTTTTCTTAAAATACAGTTTCTTGAAGCAGCAGCCCTAGTAAATAAGGACTTGCTTGACAGTTGATCTAAAAAAATCACCCCTCTGTGAAGCTGAATATTAAAACTTAGAAGTAACATGGCTGAGtcaacacatttatttatgtatttatttattttttaaaatgtttgtacagcacttcTTCATAGGGAAGTATTGAAGCATTttccaataaaaacatacataataaaataagatGTACAACAATACAAATCATTATGACAACGTGAACATAAGGCAATATATTTCTCATAAAAAGGAGGGGTTACATAAACTCACATCAAAACTAGAGAAATGGAGCCTTAAGTAGGAGCTAAATGATTAAATGCCAAGCTGCAGAAataggattttaattttttttttattctttagagCTGGATTTAAGCCTTAAGGAATCATGGAGAGAATTCCATAATATAGGACCTGCAACCGAGAAGGCACACTATCTTGTTAAATCTAAACTGGCTAGTTTTATGAAAGGTACTTCAAGGAGACTTGTTTAATGAACAAAGATGACAAATCAGTTGATAAATATGTAAACTTGAACATAACCAAATTGACAAAGTTGTATAAAGGACATTGTGAATAATCATAATGATTTAGTATTGAATGCGGTAAGAGACAGGCAGCCAAAGTACTGAAGCAAGAACAGGTGTTATATGATCGCAATGCTTTGCATCAACCAAgatgcgtgcagcagcattttggatcagttgaagggggcagatagtagagatgtgcattctcttttcacgaattaggcaatttcaacgaaattgcctaattcatcctagttcgggggacccgaaccccgaaacgtgttttccccgaactttgggaaacatttgtttttcgggttagagcgggggggggggggggcacatttatttaaaaaaacccaaaaccctaaccctgaaagccctggtggtccagcgggatcccgcaagtgatgtctccctctcgggctgtcgggcctgccaggaatcaaaatggtgccagtggccctttacccttaccatgtgatagaggctgtcggtgccattggtcagccc
The DNA window shown above is from Rhinatrema bivittatum chromosome 19, aRhiBiv1.1, whole genome shotgun sequence and carries:
- the LOC115081145 gene encoding vomeronasal type-2 receptor 26-like, whose translation is MVFPLALDLGLAYDDSRLSDPGVAYSDPLVSDLGPASDDSLAHDSGLAPVSTCSESCGPGFRKAILEGQPACCFDCVPCSEDEFSNQTDATECMKCPDDQWPTRRQDGCQKKTIEFLSYQEPLGIVLAVISVLGALMPAAILVVFIQNRHTPVVKANNRELSYLLLLALILSFGCSLVFIGHPTTLTCMVRQMAFGIVFVICISCLLAKTIMVVIAFKATKPTSNLKLWVGPRLPNTMVLACSLVQVLICVTWLIVAPPFFQMSMKSQMGKIVLECNEGLLAAFCCMLGYMGLLSTISFIVAFLARKLPDSFNEAKFITFSMLIFIAVWLSFIPAYLSTTGKYTVAVEIFAILSSSAGLLVCIFFPKCYIILIRPDMNTKQFLMGKAIGSLKHKFFFLGGGTGTTTLTNTLTTLTSTLATLSSSLITLNTTSIAASTSNDFFFLISDVRLVAPPAASPPPPPTLPPSAPIPPAPPAMEAEEVIVIDDDVQVTPEVWLTRGLDVMEGMAVQTVAILQDLRHGQQEIIELLRSMAAAQSLLVMSWAPLGQPPSPRHQ